The Stomatobaculum sp. F0698 genomic sequence TCCTTTAACATGTTCGCGTAGATATCGTACATGTGGAGCTCATCCACGCCGAGCATCTTCTTTCTGAGCGCCATATAGCGGTGGAAGGGCCCGATGTTCTTGTGAACGCTGGAGAGCAGGCGCTCGCAGACCTGCGGGGACACATTGTCTCTGCCGACCGCCGCCTCAAAGGAGCTCTTATACCCTCTCGCCTTTGCAAAGAAGAAGAGCTGCTTCATCTGCGCATCGTAGAGAGAGGCAATGGTATTGCGGAAACTCTTATAGGTTCCGTAGTACTGTTCAAAGACTTCCTTGCGGAACTCGCGGTTCGGAGAAGCCTCGAGCAGCGTAAATCTTCCGTTTGTGATCTGTACGTCCTCGTCGCCGTCCTTGACCGTCGGGAACTTCATGTCCGCATTCTGCAGCATCGAGAAGCTCTGATAGGGTGCGAGCGCCATGATGTTTGCCGCCGCGAGCAGCTTCTCCTCGCTCTTATTCAGGGTGTGCGGCGCAAGACGAATCGCATCGTCAATCGTGATTTTGAATGCGCGGAGCGCCGGGCAGCTCTCGTAATAAGCGTTGATTTTGTCCTCGCCGAGTGCCAACACTTCCGGCTCGATGAAAGCCGTCTTCTCGAGAATCTTTACATCCGCACTCTGCGCCCTCTGTAAGAGCGCAAGGTTGTCCGCGTTTCCGGTATCCACGTCGCTCCGCATCATCGCATAGCCGAAGAAGCGGTAGTCTGTCTTCTTGCACTCCTGATAGAGCTCATAGACCTTTAAGAGCACCTCCGCGCCGTCGCCGAGCTTGCCTTCGTAACCCGCGATTTCATCCGCCAATGCGAGGCCGCGCTTTACATCGTCCTCAAAGGCCTGTAAATCCGGGTAGACATCCTCCAGCTTCCAGGTTTGTTCCACCGCAACCTCACTTCTCTTGGGCAGCTTCTGTTCCATAGGATCCTCTCCTTTCGAAGTCCGTTGTTATCTTCTGTATTATCGTACCAAAAATAAACTGCTTTGTGAATCTGTTTTGGGCGTTCTTCACAAGGCAAGACTTAGTTTTGCCTATATGAAAATTTTAACCTTAATATTGTCAAACTATGGTATAGTAAGGCAGAAAGGAGATATGCCAATGAATAAAAATCGCTTGTTTATCCTGATTTCCTCTGCTGCTGCCATCCTCGGGAGTCTGCTCCCCTGGGCAACCGTCTCCGCGGGTATCTTCGGCTCCATGAGTGTGCGCGGTACCGAAGGCGATGGAACCTTCATCATCATACTCGCAATCGTCGCCATTGTCCTTGCCTGCCTGAAAGACCATAAGACAGCGCTTCCGAAGAACTTTGCGACCGGCATCTTTGCAATCGGTGCTGTGCAGAGTGTCATCATGCTCCTGAATCTCATCAACATCGGACGCATGCTCGGCTCCCAGGGTGCGGAGCTCAAAGCCTACGGTGTTGCGGTACACATCGGCTTCGGCTTCGTCCTTGTGTTGCTTGCAGCCGTTGCCACCGCCGTCTTCGGTGCCATGGCACTCTCCGGCGGTAAGCTTTCGAAAGATACGCTGAACGAAGTCATGGACGCGAGCAAAAATCTCTCCAAGACCGTCGCACAGGCAACCACAACCGCCGTGAAATCCGCTTCCGAGGAAATCAATAAGCAGAGCGAGAAGATGAAGGAAGCCAAGGAGGCTAAGGCCGCTTCCGAAGCTGCCGCGACCGCTGCAAACACTGCGGAAACTGCCGCTAACGAAACGGTCGATACCGCAACCGCTGCGCCGGAAAACGTTGAGACCGTCGTTGCCGAAGCCGCTCCTGAAAGCGTTGCGAGCGAAAGCGAAACTTCCGACAACACCGAAAACAAGGATGATACGACCGTCTGACAATGCACTGCAAATATCCCCGGTTCCCTTATGGGCGCCGGGGATTTTCTTTTTCGTTCGATACAGAAAGGCATTACAAACAGAAAAGATTTGCGCCTCCTCGGATTTACGCTATCATAGACCTAATGAAGGACGGAAAATAAAACACCGTCCGTCGTCAATGATAAGCCCCGGGGCGCTCGCCCCGCAGAAAGGACAGGTATGAAATACCAATCCGTCAACGAATTCTCCCACTTCTCCTTTTCCGACTGCGTGCTCACGGAGATGAGCGCAAGCCCGGCCGGTGTTCAGCTGACACTCGAGGCACTGATTGTTCTCCCGGAAAACTCGCAAAACACCAACTTCACCGCGAGCTATGCGGGTACTGTTCAGCTGCGCTTACTCGGCGGACAATTTACCGAGAGTGTAAAAGAGGGCTATCAGTACCGAGACGCAAACGATGTGCTCCTCGAATCCGTCCCGGACACCCTGCTCTCCCCGGCGGAAGTTACCGCGCTGCTCCCCGAGCTCCGCGACGTGTACCTCTTCCAGATTCTCAGCGAAACAAGAGCGGACGGCAAGATTCTCTTGGAGCTCGGCATCGAGTTCCCGCAGGCCGAGGAATACGACACGCTTATAACGCCTTCCTACCGCATCGGCGTCCTCTGCGAAAAGGCCGTCTTCGGCTGGGATTACTATATGAACCGCGTGGAGAGCTGAGCCATGGACTTCTCCCGGGTCATCATCGTGAGTGACCGACATTTGTTTGATTGCGAAGCGGCGCCCGAGGCTGCCTTTTTATCCTATCTGGAGCGCGTATCGGCAATGCGACCGCACGCCCTCTTGCTCCGCGAAAAGGATATGCGAGAGGCGGATTACCTTGCCCTCGCAAGGCGCGTCCGCGCCCGTATCCCTTCCGTGCCGCTGATCCTCCACTCCTTTCCGCGCGCGGCAAAGGAACTCCCCTGTGACCGCCTGCATCTCCCGCTTGCCCTGCTGCAACAAATCAAAGAGGAGCAGCCCTCCCTCTTGGAAGGCTGCTCCTCTCTCGGCGCTTCGGTGCACGCTGTCGATGAGGCCGTGCGCGCCGTCTCCTTAGGCGCAAGCTATCTCATCGCGGGAAATATCTATGAAACCGACTGTAAACCCGGGCTCGCGGCGCGCGGTCTTTCCTTCCTCACAGAGGTCTGTAAGGCGGTTCCGGTTCCGGTCTATGCAATCGGCGGCATCACCCCGGAACGACTTCCGGAAGTGCTTGCTGCCGGGGCGGCCGGCGCCTGTATGCGCTCGGCGCTCACTCAGCCTTCCCGCTTGCTCTGACCGCTCGCATAGTCGATGCGCACGCCGGGCTGCACATTGTAGAGAAATACATGGAAGGAAAACTCCGGATCCCGGAGTGCCTCCGCTTCGAGCTCTACCCCCCGCGCAAGCAAGTCATCGCCGAGAAACACGGGAGTTGCACGGTAGAGCACCGCGCCGCCGCCGTTCTCGATGTAATCCGCGACCCGTTTTTCATAGGGCAGCATCCCGCTTATGTTAAGGTAGCGGGTTCCCGTCATTAAGTTCTGCGGGTTCGCATTTTCCCCGGAGAGCATGTAGGCAATCAGATGGCAGCGGTTATAGAGATACTTGTCTTCGATCAAATCATCGTAGCGCACCGTGTGCCAGCCGCTCGGCCGCACATCGCCTATGCTCTCGCGTTTTTCTGTCGGCATGGTCGCTTTTGTCAGAACCGCAAAGGCCGGACCGCAACGCCCAAGCGCATCCAAGTCCGCATAGGACTCATAGCCCTCTGTCTCATGCTGCTCGCCGAGCAGCCGTTCCTCTTCCGTAAAGAGCGGCTGCCCCATGTTCATGCTGATGTCCGGGCTGCCTTGATAGCTTCCGACCGCCGTTAGCACCGCCTCCGCGGGATCTCCGGGCGGCGGCACGATGATGCCGATTGCCTCTTTTTCCGCCCGGTCTGTCCACGGCAGCCGGGCATTCGGCCACAGTGTCTGCTGCAGGGCTCCCAGGGTAAGCAGTATCAGCAGGATCCACAGCGCCTTACGTATGTTTCCCCCGCGCCTCTTTCGTCTGTATGCCGACATTGCTCCCCCTTGTTCTCTCGCCTGATTTCTTTGCTATAGGCAAGTATACCGTTTCGCTCCCCACTTCTCAAGTCCGCTTGCCCTTCATCGTGCGAGGCGACTCGTAAATAGCGGTTGATGTCGGAGAAGCCGGGAAACGCACCCCCCTGCGGAAAACGCTTCGAAGCGACAGAAAGGAGAACCATGCTACTTTGGACTTCTCAGGAGGAAGCCGTCTACAACGAGCTTCTGAAAACCGGCGTCTATCGCTGCGATCTAAATCTCTCACCGATGAAAGATTGTCGCGAGAAGTACGACTGGCTGGTACGACAAATGAAACAACGCATCGGCCCGCCGCCGGACAAGGTCTCTTACCCGGTCTGGGCATGGTATCAACAGCAAGGAAAACACCGTAAACCCGATCTCCGCAAAGAGCGCTGGGCTGTCGGCTGCAACGGAGAACGTTTTGCCTGTCTCGAAATCGAAATTCCGGACCGAGAGGTTCTCTTATCCGATTTTGACGCCTGGTGCATCATCTTGAGCAATGGCCTCCTCTCCGATAGCGAGCAAGAAGACAGTTGTCTCGAGGCACAATACGAGGCGCTCTCCCCTTCCGAGAAGCGCCGCATGAAAGAAATAAACTGGGAGCGTGTCTTTGATTTAAGCACCCTGGACAATGACTGGTCGCGAAGAGGTTACTACATTCAGGCAACCTTCTGGGAACTCCGGCTTGAACAAGTTCGGGACGTTCGCTTCTTTCGCGCCGCCGCCAAATTCGATTCCCCGTAGTAGGACAAAGCCCTTCTTTCCTCACCCCGGCTGTACCCCCGCAGCGCTGCTCAAAGCAAAAAGGACAGAAGCGCGTAACTTCGCTTTTCTGTCCTTTTCGCGTTACAACAAACTCTCATTACGGCAAAATCTCAAGCCAATAGCCGTCCGGATCTTCGATAAAGTAGATGCCCATCTCCTCGTTTTCGAAGCAGATACAGCCCATCTCCTTGTGCTTTTTGTGCGCTGCGTCAAAATCGTCCGCCCGAAACGCGAGGTGAAATTCGCACTCGCCGAGGTCATACGGCTGCGGATGGTCCTTAAGCCAAGTGAGTTCCAACTCAAATTCCCCGACCTCGCTCTTTAAATACACGATGATGAAATCGTCCGTCGTCTTCCGTCTCACCTCGTGTAAGTCGAGGGCCTCGTTGTAAAAGCGAATGGAGCGCTCCAAATCCGCAACATTCAAATTCTCGTGTATCATCTTAAACTTCATATCTCTTCTCCTTTCGCTGTCTCCGTGTTTTTGATGCGGGAGCTATACCGCGGGTATTCCGTGAGAAAGCGCTGAATCACATCCGGCTCTC encodes the following:
- the pepF gene encoding oligoendopeptidase F, with protein sequence MEQKLPKRSEVAVEQTWKLEDVYPDLQAFEDDVKRGLALADEIAGYEGKLGDGAEVLLKVYELYQECKKTDYRFFGYAMMRSDVDTGNADNLALLQRAQSADVKILEKTAFIEPEVLALGEDKINAYYESCPALRAFKITIDDAIRLAPHTLNKSEEKLLAAANIMALAPYQSFSMLQNADMKFPTVKDGDEDVQITNGRFTLLEASPNREFRKEVFEQYYGTYKSFRNTIASLYDAQMKQLFFFAKARGYKSSFEAAVGRDNVSPQVCERLLSSVHKNIGPFHRYMALRKKMLGVDELHMYDIYANMLKDYERSVTYEEAKEMLLEGLAPLGEHYLELLREAFENRWIDAVENEGKRVGAYCNSVYATHPFVLMNFNNTFEDAFVLAHELGHAMHFWHSDHSHDFFDAQYKMFVAEVASITNEVLLNHYLIGKAESREEKAYLINHLLDSFKGTLFRQAMLEEFEIESNRMSETGVPITADTLSELYLRLNKEYYGPAMVSDPLIGEEWSRVPHMYMNFYCYQYATSFAASVAVAKRILTEGEPALKDYIRFLSAGCTDDPVSILKIAGVDLSTEKPVEDAMKYFDELLTQLEELAE
- a CDS encoding thiamine phosphate synthase — encoded protein: MDFSRVIIVSDRHLFDCEAAPEAAFLSYLERVSAMRPHALLLREKDMREADYLALARRVRARIPSVPLILHSFPRAAKELPCDRLHLPLALLQQIKEEQPSLLEGCSSLGASVHAVDEAVRAVSLGASYLIAGNIYETDCKPGLAARGLSFLTEVCKAVPVPVYAIGGITPERLPEVLAAGAAGACMRSALTQPSRLL
- a CDS encoding DNA/RNA non-specific endonuclease, whose protein sequence is MSAYRRKRRGGNIRKALWILLILLTLGALQQTLWPNARLPWTDRAEKEAIGIIVPPPGDPAEAVLTAVGSYQGSPDISMNMGQPLFTEEERLLGEQHETEGYESYADLDALGRCGPAFAVLTKATMPTEKRESIGDVRPSGWHTVRYDDLIEDKYLYNRCHLIAYMLSGENANPQNLMTGTRYLNISGMLPYEKRVADYIENGGGAVLYRATPVFLGDDLLARGVELEAEALRDPEFSFHVFLYNVQPGVRIDYASGQSKREG
- a CDS encoding DUF3841 domain-containing protein, translated to MLLWTSQEEAVYNELLKTGVYRCDLNLSPMKDCREKYDWLVRQMKQRIGPPPDKVSYPVWAWYQQQGKHRKPDLRKERWAVGCNGERFACLEIEIPDREVLLSDFDAWCIILSNGLLSDSEQEDSCLEAQYEALSPSEKRRMKEINWERVFDLSTLDNDWSRRGYYIQATFWELRLEQVRDVRFFRAAAKFDSP
- a CDS encoding VOC family protein; the encoded protein is MKFKMIHENLNVADLERSIRFYNEALDLHEVRRKTTDDFIIVYLKSEVGEFELELTWLKDHPQPYDLGECEFHLAFRADDFDAAHKKHKEMGCICFENEEMGIYFIEDPDGYWLEILP